One Nitrosomonas sp. PY1 DNA window includes the following coding sequences:
- a CDS encoding M15 family metallopeptidase — MINSRDINELHPVVREKCKMFIAECSSQGIDVIITSTYRDNESQAELYAVGRTKPGRKVTNARPGHSYHNYRIAFDFVPVINGKAQWNDIDLITKCGHIAESSGLEWAGRWKTFRELLHCQYSQGLSIKDLLAGAALKIDADLMRILAYAPQEEIADV, encoded by the coding sequence ATGATAAATTCTCGTGATATAAATGAACTTCATCCTGTTGTTAGAGAAAAATGCAAGATGTTCATCGCTGAATGTAGCAGCCAAGGAATCGATGTCATCATCACAAGCACATATCGTGATAACGAAAGTCAAGCTGAATTATATGCTGTTGGCAGAACGAAGCCAGGAAGAAAGGTTACAAACGCTCGGCCTGGGCATTCGTATCACAATTACAGAATAGCTTTTGATTTCGTTCCAGTCATAAACGGAAAAGCCCAGTGGAACGATATCGATTTAATAACGAAGTGTGGCCATATTGCTGAGTCATCTGGATTGGAATGGGCTGGAAGATGGAAAACATTCAGAGAACTTCTTCACTGTCAGTATAGCCAAGGATTAAGCATCAAAGACCTGTTGGCTGGCGCTGCGCTGAAAATCGATGCAGATCTTATGCGCATTCTAGCCTACGCACCGCAAGAAGAAATTGCAGATGTTTAG